From the genome of Candidatus Neomarinimicrobiota bacterium:
AATATTTTCAGGCTGTTTTTCCAACACGGCCCGAAATGTGTCAGCTGCCTGTTCCCACATTTCCATTTCCTGGTACAATTCGCCCAGGCGAATTTGTGCTTCAACATCTTCCGGACGCAGTTCGACAGCTCTTTCCATGCTTTCCAGCGCCTCTTTGTACTGCTGATCTGCCTTAGTGCTGTCACTAGCTTCGTTATAATCTTGGGCCAGCTGGATGTGGAGGATAGCTTGATTAAAGTAGAGATCCGGATTTTCCGGTTCCTGTTCCAGGGCCTGATTGTACATATTCAGCGCCTCTTCCACTTTATTTTCTTTGATATATACCGAGGCCAGCAGCTGGATGGCCTGGAGGTTTTCTGGCTCTAACTCATGGGCTTTCTTCAGTAATTCGAGCGCCCGTTCATTTTCGCCTTCGTCCGCCAGAAGTCGGCCGTAGTTAAAGATAACCTGGAAATTCTCCGGATTCTTCTCAACGGCGGTTTCGAAGGTTTCTTTTGCCCGTGCAAGATTACCCGTCAGCAGATACGCAGTAGCCAAACTGCCGTAAGTTTCCGGCTTATCCGGCATTATAGTCATGGCCGTTTCAAACTGATTAATAGCACGCTGGAGCATTGTATCCCTCTTTGCACCTTGTGCTTCAATGGCGGCATTATACGTTTTTGCTCCGGAATTAAACTTCTGAGTCCAATATTTCATCCGGACGTTTTTAATCTGCTCCTTGAATTGATCGCCCTTCTCGAGAGACCGTTCAAAAGCTTCATTCATCTGTTCGAATTTTTCCTGGCGGGCATACACCTGGGAGCCCAGGAGGAAAGGAACTTCCGGATTTTCCGGTTCAACTTCTTCAGCCTGTTTCAAAAACTTTTCGGCATTGTCCCAGTTCT
Proteins encoded in this window:
- a CDS encoding tetratricopeptide repeat protein; its protein translation is MNSRRLPLLIVLLAVIAGTVFIACQSQELTSAKLYIQQENWDNAEKFLKQAEEVEPENPEVPFLLGSQVYARQEKFEQMNEAFERSLEKGDQFKEQIKNVRMKYWTQKFNSGAKTYNAAIEAQGAKRDTMLQRAINQFETAMTIMPDKPETYGSLATAYLLTGNLARAKETFETAVEKNPENFQVIFNYGRLLADEGENERALELLKKAHELEPENLQAIQLLASVYIKENKVEEALNMYNQALEQEPENPDLYFNQAILHIQLAQDYNEASDSTKADQQYKEALESMERAVELRPEDVEAQIRLGELYQEMEMWEQAADTFRAVLEKQPENIAVMKKLAITVYRMGDPQKGQEILEKAKKLEQEQAGGQ